In a single window of the Sphingosinicella microcystinivorans genome:
- the pcaF gene encoding 3-oxoadipyl-CoA thiolase, with protein MTEAFICDAARTPIGRYGGSLAEVRPDDLAAVPLKALAARNPGIDWGALDDVILGCANQAGEDNRNVARMAALLAGLGDSAPGTTINRLCGSGLDAVAMASRAIRAGDADFIVAGGVESMTRAPFVMPKADSAFSRGNAVYDTTIGWRFVNPLMKAGFGIDSMPETAENVADDFGVSREDQDRFAVESQRRAAAAQASGRFAEEIVPVTIARRKGDPVVVDRDEHPRETSMETLGKLRPIVRADGTITAGNASGVNDGAAALLIASESAAAKHGLTPIARIVGGAVAGVPPRIMGIGPAPATRRLLARTGVALGDVDVIELNEAFAAQGLAVLRQLGLPDNAAHVNPNGGAIALGHPLGMSGARLALTAAIELRKRGGRYGLATMCIGVGQGIALLIERV; from the coding sequence ATGACGGAAGCTTTCATCTGCGACGCCGCGCGCACGCCGATCGGCCGCTACGGCGGATCGCTCGCGGAGGTCCGGCCGGACGATCTCGCTGCGGTGCCGCTGAAGGCGCTCGCCGCGCGCAATCCCGGCATCGACTGGGGTGCGCTCGACGACGTGATCCTCGGCTGCGCCAACCAGGCGGGCGAGGACAACCGCAACGTCGCGCGCATGGCGGCGCTGCTCGCGGGCCTCGGCGACAGCGCGCCGGGCACCACGATCAACCGCCTGTGCGGCTCCGGCCTCGACGCGGTGGCGATGGCGTCGCGCGCGATTCGCGCCGGCGACGCCGATTTCATCGTGGCGGGCGGCGTCGAGAGCATGACGCGCGCGCCCTTCGTGATGCCGAAGGCGGACAGCGCCTTCTCGCGCGGCAACGCCGTCTACGACACCACCATCGGCTGGCGCTTCGTGAACCCGCTGATGAAGGCGGGCTTCGGCATCGATTCGATGCCCGAGACGGCGGAGAACGTCGCGGACGACTTCGGCGTCTCGCGCGAGGACCAGGACCGGTTCGCGGTCGAGAGCCAGCGCCGCGCCGCCGCCGCGCAGGCGAGCGGCCGCTTCGCCGAGGAGATCGTGCCTGTCACCATCGCGCGCAGGAAGGGCGACCCCGTCGTCGTCGACCGCGACGAGCATCCGCGCGAGACGAGCATGGAAACGCTCGGCAAGCTCCGCCCCATCGTGCGCGCGGACGGCACGATCACCGCGGGCAATGCCAGCGGCGTCAATGACGGCGCGGCAGCGCTGCTCATCGCCAGCGAATCGGCGGCGGCGAAGCACGGGCTCACCCCCATCGCCCGCATCGTCGGCGGCGCCGTCGCGGGCGTGCCGCCGCGCATCATGGGCATCGGCCCCGCCCCCGCCACGCGGCGGCTGCTCGCGCGCACCGGCGTCGCGCTCGGCGACGTCGACGTCATCGAGCTCAACGAGGCGTTCGCCGCGCAGGGCCTCGCCGTGCTGCGCCAGCTCGGGCTCCCCGACAACGCGGCGCACGTGAACCCGAACGGCGGCGCCATCGCGCTCGGCCACCCGCTCGGCATGTCCGGCGCGCGCCTCGCGCTCACCGCCGCCATCGAGCTCCGGAAGCGCGGCGGGCGCTACGGCCTGGCCACCATGTGCATCGGCGTCGGGCAGGGCATCGCGCTACTGATCGAGCGTGTCTGA
- the paaA gene encoding 1,2-phenylacetyl-CoA epoxidase subunit PaaA, with protein MYTTELQKADPQQVPAREPQDLIDAFEARVAADAFIEPKDWMPEAYRRTLIRQISQHAHSEIVGMLPEGNWITRAPSLKRKAILLAKVQDEGGHGLYLYSAAETLGASREEMIDALHSGKAKYSTIFNYPTLTWADIGAIGWLVDGAAIMNQVPLQRTSYGPYARAMVRVCKEESFHQRQGYDALLVMANGTDEQKAMVQDAIDRWWWPALMMFGPPDENSPNSAQSIRWRIKRETNDELRQKFVDATVPQVHLLGMKVPDADLKWNEERGHYDYGALDWEEFYAVVRGEGPTAKERMEARRKAWDDGAWVREAADAYEARRRIKAAA; from the coding sequence GTGTACACCACAGAACTTCAGAAGGCCGATCCGCAGCAGGTTCCCGCGCGGGAACCGCAGGACCTCATCGACGCGTTCGAGGCGCGGGTCGCCGCCGACGCCTTCATCGAACCCAAGGACTGGATGCCGGAGGCGTATCGCCGCACGCTCATCCGCCAGATTTCGCAGCACGCGCACAGCGAGATCGTCGGGATGCTGCCGGAGGGCAACTGGATCACGCGCGCGCCGTCGCTGAAGCGCAAGGCGATCCTGCTCGCCAAGGTGCAGGACGAGGGCGGCCACGGCCTCTACCTCTATTCCGCCGCCGAGACGCTCGGCGCCTCGCGCGAGGAGATGATCGACGCGCTGCACAGCGGCAAGGCGAAATACTCGACGATCTTCAACTACCCGACGCTGACGTGGGCCGACATCGGCGCCATCGGCTGGCTGGTGGATGGCGCCGCGATCATGAACCAGGTGCCGCTGCAGCGCACCTCCTACGGCCCCTATGCGCGCGCGATGGTCCGCGTCTGCAAGGAAGAGAGCTTCCACCAGCGGCAGGGCTATGACGCCCTCCTCGTGATGGCGAACGGCACCGACGAGCAGAAGGCGATGGTGCAGGACGCCATCGACCGCTGGTGGTGGCCGGCGCTGATGATGTTCGGCCCGCCCGACGAGAATTCGCCGAACTCGGCGCAGTCGATCCGCTGGCGCATCAAGCGCGAGACCAACGACGAGCTTCGCCAGAAGTTCGTCGACGCCACCGTGCCGCAGGTCCACCTGCTCGGCATGAAGGTGCCGGACGCCGACCTCAAGTGGAACGAGGAGCGCGGCCATTACGACTACGGCGCGCTCGACTGGGAGGAATTCTACGCCGTCGTGCGCGGCGAGGGTCCGACCGCGAAGGAACGCATGGAAGCCCGCCGCAAGGCGTGGGACGACGGCGCCTGGGTGCGCGAGGCGGCAGACGCCTACGAAGCCCGCCGCCGCATCAAGGCCGCAGCCTGA
- the paaB gene encoding 1,2-phenylacetyl-CoA epoxidase subunit PaaB: MKTDWPLWEVFVRARGGLSHRHAGSVHAPDATIALRHARDTYTRRMEGVSLWVVRSSDIAASDPEQAGPMFEPAETKIYRHPTFYDLPDAVKHM, from the coding sequence ATGAAGACCGATTGGCCTCTCTGGGAAGTGTTCGTGCGCGCGCGCGGCGGGCTTTCGCACCGCCACGCGGGATCGGTGCACGCGCCCGACGCGACGATCGCGCTCCGCCACGCGCGGGACACCTACACGCGGCGCATGGAAGGCGTCAGCCTCTGGGTGGTGCGCTCGTCCGACATCGCCGCGTCCGATCCCGAGCAGGCGGGGCCGATGTTCGAGCCGGCGGAGACGAAGATCTATCGTCATCCGACCTTCTACGACCTCCCCGACGCCGTGAAGCACATGTGA
- the paaC gene encoding 1,2-phenylacetyl-CoA epoxidase subunit PaaC has translation MTDALFTYALRLGDDSLVLGQRLSEWCGHAPTIEVDLSLANVALDLVGQAQLFLGYAGELEGKGRDADRLAFHRDVMAWTNCLMVEQPNGDFARTMARQFLFSTWQKALFDRLAVSKDARLAEIAAKAVKEVAYHADLAADWVIRLGDGTGESRTRMIAGLDWHWRFVDELFQTDSVIETLVAEGIAVDPAALRPVFEARVAAVLAEAGLPAMELPRPIVGGRKGHHSEHLGHMLAVMQHIPRTYPEAVW, from the coding sequence ATGACGGACGCGCTTTTCACCTACGCGCTGCGCCTCGGCGACGACAGCCTCGTGCTCGGGCAGCGGCTTTCCGAGTGGTGCGGCCACGCGCCGACCATCGAGGTCGACCTCTCGCTCGCCAACGTCGCGCTCGATCTCGTCGGGCAGGCGCAGCTCTTCCTCGGTTACGCGGGCGAGCTTGAAGGCAAGGGCCGCGACGCCGATCGTCTCGCCTTCCACCGCGACGTGATGGCGTGGACCAACTGCCTGATGGTCGAGCAGCCGAACGGCGATTTCGCGCGCACGATGGCGCGGCAGTTCCTGTTCTCGACATGGCAGAAGGCGCTGTTCGACAGGCTCGCCGTCTCGAAGGACGCGCGCCTCGCCGAGATCGCCGCCAAGGCTGTGAAGGAGGTCGCCTACCACGCCGACCTCGCCGCCGACTGGGTGATCCGTCTCGGTGACGGCACCGGGGAAAGCCGGACGCGCATGATCGCGGGCCTCGACTGGCACTGGCGCTTCGTCGACGAGCTGTTCCAGACGGACAGTGTCATCGAAACGCTCGTCGCCGAGGGCATCGCGGTCGATCCGGCCGCGCTGCGCCCGGTGTTCGAGGCGCGCGTCGCGGCGGTGCTCGCCGAGGCGGGCCTTCCCGCGATGGAGCTTCCGCGCCCCATCGTCGGCGGGCGCAAGGGCCATCATTCCGAGCACCTCGGGCACATGCTCGCGGTGATGCAGCACATCCCGCGCACCTATCCGGAAGCCGTCTGGTGA
- the paaD gene encoding 1,2-phenylacetyl-CoA epoxidase subunit PaaD, with the protein MNDARAIMAVLASVPDPEIPAVSLVDLGIVRDVLTDAEPPRVLITPTYTGCPATAYIQLAVREALDAAGMADVAIETRLSPPWTTAWITKDGREKLRAYGIDPPPDDIRMNSQPATCPRCGSRNTHEVSRFGSTPCKALWQCDSCREPFDRFKCH; encoded by the coding sequence GTGAACGACGCACGCGCCATCATGGCCGTGCTTGCCTCCGTGCCGGACCCCGAGATCCCGGCGGTGTCGCTGGTCGATCTCGGCATCGTCCGCGACGTGCTCACCGATGCCGAGCCGCCGCGCGTGCTGATCACACCGACGTACACGGGGTGCCCTGCCACGGCCTACATCCAGCTCGCGGTCCGCGAGGCGCTCGATGCGGCGGGTATGGCGGATGTCGCCATCGAAACCCGCCTGTCGCCGCCGTGGACCACGGCGTGGATCACCAAGGACGGCCGCGAGAAGCTGCGCGCCTACGGCATCGACCCGCCGCCCGACGACATCCGCATGAACAGCCAGCCTGCCACCTGCCCGCGCTGCGGTTCAAGGAACACGCACGAGGTCAGCCGGTTCGGCTCCACCCCCTGCAAGGCGCTCTGGCAGTGCGACAGCTGCCGCGAGCCCTTCGACCGTTTCAAATGCCATTGA
- the paaE gene encoding 1,2-phenylacetyl-CoA epoxidase subunit PaaE: MSTHFHTLKIAEVRRETPSAVSILFDVPEAEREAFAFRAGQHITLRADIDGEDLRRNYSLCVAPHEGQLRVAIKAISDGRFSRWANTALAAGDTIEVMPPHGSFSWDFDANAARHYVGFAGGSGITPVLSLLKTALREEPNSRFTLFYGNRASNEIMFLEEIAALKDRFLDRLEAYHFLEDEDDEDIALFNGRLDSGKLAELMQGLIDPAAIDAAFICGPGPMMDAVESALTTAGVAADRIKVERFTTDRPTAEQAAAARELERKAEGRKIEATLEGRRRRFAFESAQGSILDSARAAGLPTPYACKAGVCATCRAKLVSGEVHMKVNYGLSPEEVAQGYILTCQAVPMTDNVMVDYDA; this comes from the coding sequence ATGTCCACGCATTTCCACACGCTGAAGATCGCCGAAGTCCGCCGCGAGACGCCGAGCGCCGTCTCCATCCTGTTCGACGTGCCCGAGGCCGAGCGCGAGGCCTTCGCCTTCCGCGCGGGCCAGCACATCACGCTTCGCGCCGACATCGACGGCGAGGACCTGCGCCGCAACTATTCGCTCTGCGTCGCCCCGCACGAGGGCCAGCTTCGCGTGGCGATCAAGGCCATTTCCGACGGCCGCTTCTCGCGCTGGGCGAACACCGCGCTCGCCGCCGGCGACACGATCGAGGTGATGCCGCCGCACGGCAGCTTCTCGTGGGATTTCGATGCGAATGCTGCGCGGCATTACGTGGGCTTCGCGGGCGGCTCGGGCATCACGCCGGTGCTGTCGCTCCTCAAGACCGCGCTCCGCGAGGAGCCGAACAGCCGGTTCACCCTGTTCTACGGCAACCGCGCCAGCAACGAGATCATGTTCCTCGAGGAGATCGCCGCGCTCAAGGACCGCTTCCTCGACCGGCTGGAAGCCTACCACTTCCTCGAGGACGAGGACGACGAGGACATCGCCCTCTTCAACGGCCGTCTCGATTCCGGGAAGCTCGCCGAGCTGATGCAGGGGCTGATCGATCCCGCCGCCATCGACGCCGCCTTCATCTGCGGCCCCGGCCCGATGATGGACGCGGTGGAAAGCGCGCTGACCACGGCTGGCGTCGCGGCCGACCGCATCAAGGTGGAGCGCTTCACCACCGATCGCCCGACCGCCGAGCAGGCCGCAGCGGCACGCGAACTCGAGCGCAAGGCCGAAGGCCGCAAGATCGAGGCGACGCTGGAAGGCCGCCGTCGCCGCTTCGCATTCGAAAGCGCACAAGGCAGCATCCTCGACAGCGCCCGCGCGGCCGGACTGCCGACGCCCTACGCCTGCAAGGCGGGCGTGTGCGCCACGTGCCGCGCGAAGCTGGTGAGCGGCGAGGTCCACATGAAGGTGAACTACGGCCTGTCGCCGGAGGAAGTCGCGCAGGGCTATATCCTCACCTGCCAGGCCGTGCCGATGACCGACAACGTGATGGTCGATTACGACGCCTGA
- a CDS encoding long-chain fatty acid--CoA ligase codes for MLGLMQDSPLLISGLLTHAAAAHGARPIVSRLVDEPLWRYDYAGLAARTARAAHMLRGMGVAPGDRISSLGWNTHRHMELMFAAPGIGAVLHTANPRLTDEQIAYTIEHAGSSILFYERTFADLVERLAPMLPQLTRFVMLSDAGHTIPGSVGADSWETLIADQPDTIDWPRLDENTAAFLCYTSGTTGHPKGVVYSHRSTVLHAMAASLPSAFGLDVFDCIMPCSSFYHATGWGLPFAGALNGCAFALPCDRMDPASLHELVLGEGVTFSGGVPTIWTMYLDYLQRTGGTTGKLRRLVIGGSAVPRAMAEAYSRTYGVKVLQLWGMTELNPLGVVATPTPALAEGGADHVDDIIWTRQGRMQFGVELRITDEENRVLPHDGETSGALKVRGPWTIARYYRAEDSALDDEGWFDTGDIATIDGYGFMRITDRAKDVIKSGGEWVSSIDIENIAVGFPGVKVAAVVGVHHPKWEERPVLVLDLHEDAEVTEEAMRAHLAPAIAKWWMPDRIFFDAVPLTATGKIDKKTLRARYVNCLDDAAA; via the coding sequence ATGCTGGGATTGATGCAGGACAGCCCGCTGCTGATCAGCGGGCTCCTCACCCACGCCGCCGCGGCGCACGGCGCGCGGCCGATCGTGTCGCGGCTCGTCGACGAGCCGCTGTGGCGCTACGACTATGCCGGGCTCGCCGCGCGTACCGCGCGTGCGGCGCACATGCTGCGCGGCATGGGCGTCGCGCCGGGCGACCGGATCAGCTCGCTCGGCTGGAACACGCACCGCCACATGGAGCTGATGTTCGCGGCGCCCGGCATCGGCGCGGTGCTGCACACCGCGAACCCGCGCCTCACCGATGAGCAGATCGCCTACACGATCGAACACGCGGGCAGCAGCATCCTGTTCTACGAACGCACGTTCGCCGATCTGGTCGAGCGGCTGGCGCCGATGCTGCCGCAGCTCACGCGCTTCGTGATGCTGAGCGATGCGGGGCACACGATCCCCGGCAGCGTCGGCGCGGACTCGTGGGAAACGCTGATCGCGGATCAGCCGGACACCATCGACTGGCCGCGCCTCGACGAGAACACGGCGGCGTTCCTCTGCTACACCTCGGGCACCACGGGCCATCCGAAGGGCGTCGTCTACAGCCACCGCTCGACGGTGCTGCACGCGATGGCGGCGAGCCTGCCGTCCGCGTTCGGGCTCGACGTGTTCGACTGCATCATGCCGTGCAGCAGCTTCTATCACGCGACCGGCTGGGGCCTGCCGTTTGCGGGCGCCTTGAACGGCTGCGCGTTCGCGCTGCCCTGCGACCGCATGGACCCGGCGAGCCTGCACGAACTCGTGCTCGGCGAAGGCGTCACCTTCTCTGGCGGCGTGCCGACGATCTGGACGATGTACCTCGATTATCTCCAGCGCACCGGCGGAACCACGGGGAAGCTCCGGCGGCTGGTGATCGGCGGCTCCGCCGTGCCGCGTGCGATGGCGGAGGCGTATTCGCGCACCTACGGCGTCAAGGTGCTGCAACTCTGGGGCATGACCGAGCTGAACCCGCTCGGCGTCGTCGCGACGCCGACACCCGCGCTTGCCGAGGGCGGCGCGGATCATGTCGACGACATCATCTGGACGCGGCAGGGCCGGATGCAGTTCGGCGTCGAGCTCCGCATCACCGACGAGGAGAACCGCGTCCTCCCGCACGACGGCGAGACCTCCGGCGCGCTCAAGGTGCGCGGGCCGTGGACGATCGCGCGCTATTACCGCGCGGAGGACAGTGCGCTCGACGACGAGGGCTGGTTCGACACCGGCGACATCGCCACCATCGACGGCTACGGCTTCATGCGCATCACCGACCGCGCCAAGGACGTCATCAAGTCGGGCGGCGAGTGGGTCAGCTCGATCGACATCGAGAACATCGCGGTCGGCTTTCCGGGCGTGAAGGTCGCGGCGGTGGTCGGCGTGCATCACCCGAAATGGGAGGAGCGTCCGGTCCTCGTCCTCGATCTCCACGAGGACGCCGAGGTGACGGAAGAGGCGATGCGCGCGCACCTCGCCCCGGCCATCGCGAAATGGTGGATGCCGGACCGCATCTTCTTCGACGCCGTGCCGCTGACGGCGACCGGCAAGATCGACAAGAAGACGCTGCGCGCGCGCTACGTGAACTGTCTGGACGACGCGGCGGCGTAA
- a CDS encoding 2,4'-dihydroxyacetophenone dioxygenase family protein, whose amino-acid sequence MALLTREDSPDIAQTALHRPAFFNVAELPWHDWVMPDTWFKLLNVNPYTGGFTMLLKVGPNNLAPVHGHIGSVEGILLEGGFGYGEDRGRAGWYVREPGGINHIPDTDADGMVMFATVNGPLMGYNADGSIAAVVDAKFMYDLAASHGAADHIDKPLDW is encoded by the coding sequence ATGGCATTGCTCACCCGGGAAGACAGCCCCGACATCGCCCAGACCGCGCTGCACCGCCCGGCCTTCTTCAATGTCGCCGAGCTGCCGTGGCACGACTGGGTGATGCCCGACACCTGGTTCAAGCTGCTGAACGTCAATCCCTACACGGGCGGGTTCACGATGCTGCTGAAGGTGGGGCCGAACAACCTCGCGCCCGTGCACGGCCATATCGGCTCGGTCGAGGGCATCCTGCTCGAAGGCGGCTTCGGCTACGGCGAGGACCGCGGCCGCGCCGGCTGGTACGTGCGCGAGCCCGGCGGCATCAACCACATCCCCGATACCGACGCGGACGGCATGGTGATGTTCGCCACCGTCAACGGCCCGCTCATGGGCTACAACGCGGACGGCAGCATCGCCGCCGTGGTGGACGCGAAGTTCATGTACGATCTCGCGGCCTCGCACGGCGCGGCCGACCACATCGACAAGCCGCTCGACTGGTAA
- a CDS encoding SDR family oxidoreductase, with the protein MRLQGKVAIVTGAASGIGRATAIAFAREGARVGVTDINLAGAEATAAMIGETALALRLDVTSEAAWAEATSAVVKRFGKLDSLANVAGIGFPGTIMDLAIDQWDKMIAVNLTGVMLGCQAAIRAISASGGSGAIVNVSSLAGLVGISDVAGYCASKGGVTTLSKSVALYCAEQRLPIRCVSVHPTYVDSEMLDPVAEAIGNRAAMIAGMASLVPMGRIARPEDIANAILFAVSDEAAMLSGSPLIIDGAQLAGPSSAHTKG; encoded by the coding sequence ATGCGTCTTCAGGGTAAGGTCGCCATCGTCACCGGCGCCGCGTCCGGCATCGGCCGCGCGACCGCCATCGCCTTCGCGCGGGAAGGCGCGCGCGTCGGCGTCACCGACATCAATCTCGCGGGCGCCGAGGCGACCGCCGCCATGATCGGCGAGACTGCGCTCGCTTTGCGGCTCGACGTGACGAGCGAGGCGGCATGGGCGGAGGCGACGTCGGCGGTCGTCAAGCGTTTCGGCAAGCTCGACAGCCTCGCCAACGTCGCGGGCATCGGCTTCCCCGGCACGATCATGGACCTCGCCATCGACCAGTGGGACAAGATGATCGCGGTGAACCTCACCGGCGTGATGCTGGGCTGTCAGGCGGCGATCCGCGCCATCTCGGCGAGCGGCGGCAGCGGCGCGATCGTCAACGTCTCGTCGCTGGCGGGTCTCGTCGGCATTTCGGACGTCGCGGGCTACTGCGCGTCCAAGGGCGGGGTGACGACGCTTTCGAAATCGGTCGCGCTCTACTGCGCGGAGCAGCGCCTGCCGATCCGCTGCGTCTCGGTGCACCCCACCTATGTCGACAGCGAGATGCTGGACCCCGTCGCCGAAGCCATCGGAAACCGCGCGGCGATGATCGCGGGCATGGCGAGCCTCGTGCCGATGGGCCGCATCGCCAGACCTGAGGACATCGCGAACGCCATCCTGTTCGCGGTTTCGGACGAGGCGGCCATGCTCAGCGGATCGCCGCTCATCATCGACGGGGCGCAGCTCGCCGGCCCCTCCAGCGCGCACACGAAAGGCTGA
- a CDS encoding SDR family oxidoreductase: protein MGRVNGKVIIVTGAAAGLGAAIADRLVEEGATVIRTDIAQGEGVVRQDVADEAGWQALIDETLAKHDRLDGLVNNAGISSSKSPMDPEGAALEDWRRINTVNVESVFLGCKYAMPAIAKGGGGAIVNMSSIGALVPTPFIAAYGASKAAVAQFTRSLALHCCERNYAIRCNSVHPGQIRTPMHDVLIARTAAEHGISEDDAAQAFLAKVPMKTWQEAIDIANAVLFLLSDEARFITGTAVVVDGGMSLTN, encoded by the coding sequence ATGGGACGCGTAAACGGCAAGGTCATCATCGTGACGGGCGCCGCCGCCGGGCTCGGCGCGGCGATCGCCGACCGGCTGGTGGAAGAAGGCGCGACGGTCATCCGCACCGACATCGCGCAGGGCGAAGGCGTCGTCCGGCAGGACGTTGCCGACGAGGCGGGCTGGCAGGCGCTGATCGACGAGACGCTGGCGAAGCACGACCGCCTCGACGGGCTCGTCAACAATGCCGGTATCTCCTCGAGCAAGAGCCCGATGGACCCCGAAGGCGCGGCGCTGGAGGACTGGCGCCGCATCAACACGGTGAACGTGGAAAGCGTGTTTCTCGGCTGCAAATACGCGATGCCTGCCATCGCGAAGGGCGGTGGCGGCGCCATCGTCAACATGTCGTCGATCGGCGCGCTCGTGCCCACGCCTTTCATCGCCGCCTACGGCGCCTCCAAGGCGGCGGTCGCGCAGTTCACGCGCTCGCTGGCGCTGCACTGCTGCGAAAGGAACTACGCCATCCGCTGCAACAGCGTGCACCCCGGCCAGATCCGCACGCCGATGCACGACGTGCTGATCGCGCGCACCGCCGCCGAGCACGGCATCAGCGAAGACGATGCCGCGCAGGCCTTCCTCGCCAAGGTGCCGATGAAGACATGGCAGGAGGCGATCGACATCGCCAACGCCGTGCTGTTCCTGCTGTCGGACGAGGCGCGCTTCATCACCGGCACCGCCGTCGTCGTCGACGGCGGCATGAGCCTGACCAACTAG
- a CDS encoding VOC family protein, producing MKNLDFGQPMGGIMQIAYIVPDITAAMKHYMPRLACGPWFVIEHFPLFDAQYRGKPTELDITLAIGFSGAMSFELIQQNNWETPSVYTEVQQKRGWGFHHFGVSSADFDADVAKYKALGHDMALYGVAGVGARAAYMDTSDVLPGMIELIEMTDQTEAFFTMMKTASENWDGSDPIRVLQPPAE from the coding sequence TTGAAAAACCTCGACTTCGGCCAGCCGATGGGCGGCATCATGCAGATCGCCTACATCGTGCCCGACATCACCGCGGCGATGAAGCACTACATGCCGCGCCTCGCCTGCGGCCCGTGGTTCGTCATCGAGCACTTCCCGCTGTTCGACGCGCAGTATCGCGGCAAGCCCACCGAGCTCGACATCACGCTCGCCATCGGCTTTTCGGGCGCGATGAGCTTCGAGCTGATCCAGCAGAACAACTGGGAGACGCCTTCGGTCTATACCGAGGTGCAGCAGAAGCGCGGCTGGGGCTTCCACCATTTCGGCGTCTCCAGCGCGGACTTCGACGCGGACGTCGCGAAATACAAGGCGCTCGGCCACGACATGGCGCTGTACGGCGTCGCGGGCGTCGGCGCGCGCGCGGCCTACATGGACACGTCGGACGTGCTGCCCGGCATGATCGAGCTGATCGAGATGACCGACCAGACCGAGGCCTTCTTCACGATGATGAAGACCGCGTCGGAAAACTGGGACGGCAGCGATCCCATCCGCGTGTTGCAGCCGCCGGCCGAGTGA
- the paaK gene encoding phenylacetate--CoA ligase PaaK: protein MTSKVGLDAIEHASRDELGALQLSRLKQSLAHAYAGNPAYRAKFDAAGVHPDDLVSLEDLARFPFTTKADLRDAYPFGFFAVPQEKLARIHASSGTTGKATVVGYTKRDIETWSGLVARSIHAAGGRPGMKVHVAYGYGLFTGGLGAHYGAEALGCTVIPMSGGQTEKQVQLITDFAPEIIMVTPSYMLAILDEFRREGIDPAQSSLKVGIFGAEPWTEAMRAEIEGAFAIDAVDIYGLSEVMGPGVAQECVETKDGLTVWEDHFYPEVIDPETGEVLPDGEEGELVFTSLSKEAMPIVRYRTRDLTRLLPGTARTMRRMAKITGRSDDMLIIRGVNVFPSQIEEHILSVPALAPHFLIELTRPDRMDMVRLSVEAREDTDASTHAEHAYTLAHRIKTMVGISVKIDIVLAGTLPRSQGKASRVVDKRPRE, encoded by the coding sequence ATGACAAGCAAGGTTGGTCTTGACGCGATTGAGCACGCGTCGCGTGACGAGCTTGGCGCGTTGCAGTTGTCGCGCCTCAAGCAAAGCCTCGCCCACGCCTATGCGGGCAACCCTGCGTACCGTGCGAAGTTCGACGCGGCGGGTGTGCATCCCGACGACCTCGTGTCGCTGGAGGATTTGGCGAGGTTCCCGTTCACGACGAAGGCGGACCTGAGGGACGCCTACCCGTTCGGCTTCTTCGCGGTGCCGCAGGAGAAACTCGCCCGCATCCACGCCTCGTCGGGGACGACTGGCAAGGCGACCGTGGTGGGGTACACGAAGCGCGACATCGAGACGTGGTCCGGCCTCGTGGCGCGTTCGATCCATGCTGCGGGCGGGCGCCCGGGCATGAAGGTGCACGTCGCCTACGGCTACGGCCTGTTCACCGGCGGCCTCGGCGCGCACTACGGGGCGGAGGCGCTCGGCTGCACGGTGATCCCGATGTCGGGCGGGCAGACCGAGAAGCAGGTGCAGCTGATCACCGACTTTGCCCCCGAGATCATCATGGTGACGCCGAGCTACATGCTGGCGATCCTCGACGAGTTCCGGCGGGAAGGCATCGACCCGGCCCAAAGCTCGCTGAAGGTGGGCATCTTCGGCGCCGAGCCGTGGACGGAGGCGATGCGCGCCGAGATCGAGGGGGCGTTCGCGATCGACGCGGTGGACATCTACGGGCTGTCCGAGGTGATGGGTCCGGGGGTGGCGCAGGAGTGCGTGGAGACCAAGGACGGGCTCACCGTCTGGGAGGACCATTTCTACCCCGAGGTGATCGACCCGGAGACGGGCGAAGTGCTTCCCGATGGCGAGGAGGGCGAGCTGGTGTTCACCTCGCTCAGCAAGGAGGCGATGCCGATCGTGCGCTACCGGACGCGCGACCTGACGCGTCTGCTTCCCGGCACGGCGCGCACGATGCGGCGCATGGCGAAGATCACGGGGCGGTCGGACGACATGCTGATCATCCGGGGCGTGAACGTGTTCCCGAGCCAGATCGAGGAGCACATCCTGTCGGTGCCGGCGCTCGCGCCGCACTTCCTGATCGAGCTGACCCGCCCGGACCGCATGGACATGGTGCGCCTCTCCGTCGAGGCCCGCGAGGACACCGACGCCTCGACCCACGCCGAGCACGCCTACACGCTCGCACACCGCATCAAGACCATGGTCGGCATCAGCGTCAAGATCGACATCGTATTGGCGGGAACGCTCCCACGATCACAAGGCAAAGCAAGCAGGGTCGTCGACAAGCGGCCGAGAGAGTAA